The segment AGCAGCAGCCAGCAGCACGCCCAAGAAAAGTAATGACAGGCTACAGAGACAATGCAGAAGACGGAGAAAGAAGACCGTATAACACAGGTTACAACCGTCCTGAGGGTAACTATGAACGCAGACCGTACAACCGACCGGCAAATAATGACCGCGGAGGTTATCGTTCTTATGGAGACCGCCAGCAGTATAATGACTATGGCAATAATCAAGGTTATCAGCAGCGTTATGATAATCGCGGTGGTTACGGTAATAACCGGCCTTACAACAACCGGAACAACTATAACAACCAGAATCGAGAGGGAGGTTATAATCAGAACCGTCAGTATGGAAACCGTCCGGCTTACAACCCGAACAACGACCAGCGTGCATACAACCGTCCGGTATATAGCAGCAATCCAAATGCCGTAACCAACAATCCGGAAGGAGCACCGGTAAAGAAAAGAAGACCGCGTGTAGGCGAAAATCGGACAAACTTCGATAATCGTCAGGATAATCGCGGTGCAGCTCCACGTCCTTATGGAAATAATTACGGAGGTGGCAATGCTTATGGTGGAGGCCGTTACAATAATAATAACGGACGTAACAACAACCGCCGTCCGAACAATAATAACAATCGCCGTTCCAACAATTACAACCCGAATGCTAAGTACAATTTCCAGAAACAGCTGAAGTACAAGGAAGTATTGGCAGACCCGAACGAACCGATCCGTTTGAACAAGTTCTTGTCGAATGCAGGTGTTTGCTCTCGTCGTGAAGCCGATGAATATATCCAGGCTGGAAATGTAAAGGTAAACGATGTAGTAGTAACGGAATTGGGAACAAAGATTACCCGTTCTGATAAGGTTACATTCAATGACAAACCGGTTCAGATCGAAAGCAAGGTTTACATTGTATTGAACAAGCCGAAAAACTGTGTAACAACTTCAGACGATCCTCAGGAACGCCTGACAGTAATGGATCTGGTAAAACATGCTTGTACGGAAAGAATCTATCCGGTAGGTCGTCTGGACCGCAATACAACCGGTGTATT is part of the Parabacteroides sp. AD58 genome and harbors:
- a CDS encoding pseudouridine synthase; this translates as MSTEERDEAQQQPAARPRKVMTGYRDNAEDGERRPYNTGYNRPEGNYERRPYNRPANNDRGGYRSYGDRQQYNDYGNNQGYQQRYDNRGGYGNNRPYNNRNNYNNQNREGGYNQNRQYGNRPAYNPNNDQRAYNRPVYSSNPNAVTNNPEGAPVKKRRPRVGENRTNFDNRQDNRGAAPRPYGNNYGGGNAYGGGRYNNNNGRNNNRRPNNNNNRRSNNYNPNAKYNFQKQLKYKEVLADPNEPIRLNKFLSNAGVCSRREADEYIQAGNVKVNDVVVTELGTKITRSDKVTFNDKPVQIESKVYIVLNKPKNCVTTSDDPQERLTVMDLVKHACTERIYPVGRLDRNTTGVLLLTNDGDLASKLTHPSFKKKKIYHVWLDKNVSVEDMEKIANGLELEDGEIHADAISYANETDKSQVGIEIHSGRNRIVRRIFESLGYHVVKLDRVYFAGLTKKNLGRGKWRYLNEKEVNALRMGAFE